The DNA sequence GCGGGGCGTGAGCACCGGGTCGTCGGCGTCTGTGTCGGGGGCGCGGGAGATCCTCCGATACTCGCCGAGCACGAGGCCGGCGAGCCCGGGGGTGAACACGGCCTGCCCGTCGCCGGTGGCGACGACCGCCGCCACCAGTTCGGACCGCTGCGCGCTCTTGACCAGGTATCCGGTGGCCCCTGCTTTGATCGCGTCGAGGACGTCGTCGCGCTCGTCGGAGGCGGAGAGCACGAGTACCCGCGCAGCGGGGTGCGCCCGCAACACCTGCGCCGTCGCTTCGGTGCCCGTCCCGTCGGGCATCTGCATGTCCATCAGGACCACGTCGGGTCGGACGGCCGCGGCGCGGGTGGCGGCGGAGGCGACGCCGTCGGCGGTGGCGACCACGTCGAAACCCTCCTCTGCGAGGTCGCGGGCGACGCCGTCGCGCCACAACGGATGGTCGTCCACCACCATCACGCGGAGTGCGGGATGCGACTCGGTCACCGGGAGCCCGCCTTTCGTCCGGTCTGCGCCCCTTCCGCACGTGCGGGGACGGTCAGCTCCCATTCTGTCCCGGCGCCCGGTTCCGATTCCAGGCGGGCGCTACCGCCGAGGTCCTCGATCCGCCCGATGATGGAGTGGGACACGCCCATCCGGCCCTCGTCCGTCGCCTCCCGCAGACGGCCCGGTGCGATACCGGTGCCGTCGTCGCGCACACTGACGACCACCTCGTCGCCCACATCTTCGAGCAGGATGTGAGCGCGGGCGCCGGGACCCGCATGCCGCGCCATGTTGTCGAGGATGTTGTGGACGGCGGCGAGTACCTCGTCGGCCGTCGCGCGGCACAGTTCGACGGCCTCGGCGGGGGTGCTCACGTGGACGCGGTCGTCGGCCAGGGCCCGCAGCGCGGCGCCGAGATCACGCTCCGCGCTCCCGGCGTCCGCGGCGGAGTCCGTCGGTGCGGAGGCGATGAGCCGCCGGAGGCTGCGCTCCTGTTCGGCGGCGAGCTGTGCCAACTCCTCCGTGGCGCCGCCGATCTCACACCCGCGCCGGGCGATGAGCGCCAGAACCTGCAAGACACCGTCGTGCACTTCGCGGGCGAGGTGTTCGCGTTCGGCCGACCGGGCCGCCAGCCCGATCGCCGACGCCAGCCTGTCGTGCGTGACGCGGGCGCGCGTGGCGGCCAGCCCCACGGCCACCGCGGCCGCGGCGAGGAGGATCATCGTCGCGTTCCGCCCGAAGTTGAGGATGACCTCGTCCTTGACGAAGTAGTTCGCGGCGCCGATGACCACCGCGCCCGCCAGTCCCCAGCGCGCCCCGCCGAGCAGCGCCGCCGACAGCACCGCGCTCGCCATCCACAGGGTGGTCGGCCAGGTCTGGTTGTGCGCGATCCACTCCGCGTCGGCGACCAGCGAGGTCGAGAGCATCATCGCGGCCGACGTCACCAGTTCGCTCGCGACCCACACGCCGCGCCGCGCGAACCCGCGCAGGTAGCCGACGGTCCACGCGAGATTTGCGGCGGTGAGCACGCCGAACAGCGCCCAGGTGGCCTTCGGATGCAGCAGGTCCGCATCCACCGCCACGAGGAAGCCGAGCGCATAGAGGAACCCGACGCCGCGGAACGCCTGGGCCGCTCGCCACAGTGGCCCCGCCGGATCGTCGTCGGCAAGGCCCTGGCGCAGCGAGGCCAGCACGGCGGCGGACGATGCGTGATCGCGGGGCCTCCGGGTGCGCGGCGCACGGGGGCGGCCGGTTCTCGTCATCCGTCGATCATGGACCACACTCCGTCGATCAGACGCAAAGCGGACGGGAACTGTCCTGTTCACATGCCACGGTGGGGACATGAACGCATCCGACTGGAATGAGCAACTCCGCTTTCAGATGACCCTGCACTGGGACGAGCAGATACGGCCACGGCTCGCCGGATTGACCGATGACGAGTACTTCTGGCGGCCGGCCCCGGGAGCGTGGACGGTGCATCCGAGAGGAGAGGGCACCGCTCCCATCGAGGGGGGCTCGGGGGACTTCACCATCGACTTCGCAATCCCCGCACCGTCGCCCGCTCCGGTGACGACGATCGCCTGGCGCCTGGGGCACGTCATCGTCGGCGTCCTCGCAATGCGCAACGCCGGCCACTTCGGACGCGAGCATGTCGACTACACGTCGTTCGACTACGCCGGCACCGCGCAGGAGGCGCTGGCGCAACTGGACGCCGAGTACGCCGCCTGGCTCGCAGGCGTCGAACGTCTCGGCGAGGACGGGCTGGCGGCGCCGTGCGGCCCTACGGAAGGCCCGTGGGCGGAGTACCCGATGTCGACTCTCGTCCTGCACATCCACCGCGAGCTTATCCACCACCTCGCCGAGGTGGCGCTGTTGCGGGACCTCTACCCGTCCGCGCAGCGTTGACGGACGGGCTGCGCCGGGCGCGTCAGCGGGTCGTGTAGGCGCTTCCGATGGGCCGCGGCCCGGCGTCTGCGGCCGGCTCTGCCGCGCCGGCCGGCGCGGGCCCGGCGGCGGGGCCCGGTGCCACCGGCAGCGATCCCACGCCGGCGTCGAGCACGCGCATCCCCTCGTCGAGCAGGGCGTGCAGCCGGGCAACCGATCCGGCGCCGCCGGCGGGACAGCCGTCGGGGGCGCCGTCGGCCCCGTCGAGCCACTTCTCGTAGGCGGACAGCGCCACGCCGAGCATCGTCCACGCCACCGACTGGGGGATGTGCTCGTCGGGGCGCATACCGGTCCGCCGCGCCACGTATTCGGCGATCGCCTGGCGCCAGTCGGTGTACATGAGCATCGAATACGCCTGCAGCGGCTGCTCGCCCAGGATCAGCGCCATCCGACGCCGGTGAGTGACGGCCTCCTCGTCGGGGAAGGTGTTGAAGCGGATGAGCACGCGGCGCAGCCCCTCGGCGAGCGGGATGCCGTCGGGGAGCGCGGCCAGCCCCTCCCGCATGCGCGCCAGGTGGCCCTCGAAGTCTCCCCAGGGCACCGCGTTCTTGGAGGGGAAGTAGCGGAAGAAGGTGCGGCGCGCTATACCCGCCGTCTCGGCGATCTCGTCGACGCTCGTCGCCTCGAAGCCCTGCTCGGTGAACAGCTTGATCCCGACGGCGCCGATCCGGTCGGCGCTCGTGGAGGGGCGCCTACCTGCCCGACCGGCGGGTTGTGTGACGTGCGGCATCGGATCTCCTCCCGGTGATGCAATTATGCACCCGATGCCATTACAGTGATGAATCAGGTCACAGTCGCCACCTGGCCGTGGCCATCGTCGAAGGAGGTTCGCATGTCCGACCGCAATGCAGTCCAGGCCGATGCCGTGGACACCGTGGTGGCCGAGGAGTCGCTGATCGAGGAGGTCTCGATCGACGGCATGTGCGGGGTCTACTGATGACTGCCGCCGCCCCCGGGTTCGAGACCGAGCCCGGGTGGCGGCTGCACCCCCAGGTGGCGCTGCGCCCCGAGCCGTTCGGCGCGTTGCTCTACCACTTCGGCACCCGGAAGCTGTCGTTCCTGAAGAACCGGACCGTCGTGGGGATCGTGCAGTCGTTGCCCGAGCACCCGTCCATCGCCGCCGCCATCGACGCGGCCGGTGTCGATGAGCAGTCGCGGCACCTGTACGTGCACGCGCTGACGACGCTCGCGTCGTCGGACATGCTCGTGCGTTCCGGCCAGTCGGCCGCCTGAGCAGCATCCCCGAGCAGTAATGGAGTACCCATGACCGCCACACTTTCGCAGCCGGCGCCGGTCGGTCGCCTCGTCGACCAGTTCGAGTCCGGCCTCGACGCCCCCATCTGTCTGACCTGGGAGCTCACCTACGCGTGCAACCTGTCGTGCGTGCACTGCCTGTCCTCGTCGGGGCGGCGCAACCCGGACGAGCTCAGCACGGAGCAGTGCAAGGCCATCATCGACGAGCTGCAGCGCATGCAGGTGTTCTACGTCAACATCGGCGGCGGTGAGCCCACCGTGCGGCCCGACTTCTGGGAACTCGTCGACTACGCCACCGACCACCAGGTGGGCGTGAAGTTCTCCACGAACGGCCTGAAGATCGACCGCGCCGTCGCCGAGCGACTCGCGGCGTCCGACTACGTCGACGTGCAGATCTCCCTCGACGGTGCCACCGCGGAGGTCAACGACGCGGTGCGCGGCAAGGGCTCGTTCGCCATGGCCACCACGGCCCTGCAGAACCTGGCCGACGCCGGCTTCAAGGACGCCAAGATCTCGGTGGTCGTCACCCGCCACAACATCTCCCAGCTCGACGAGTTCAAGGCGCTCGCGGACCGCTTCGGCGCCACCCTGCGCATCACCCGCCTGCGCCCGTCGGGCCGTGCCGTGGACGTGTGGGACGAGCTGCACCCGCTGCCCGAGCAGCAGCGCGAGCTCTACGACTGGCTCGTCGCCCACGGCGAAGGGGTCCTCACGGGCGACTCGTTCTTCCACCTGTCCGCCTACGGCGACGGCACCGGTGCGGGGGGCAACGGCGGCGGGCTGCCGGGGCTCAACCTGTGCGGGGCCGGCCGCGTGGTGTGCCTGATCGACCCGGTCGGCGACGTCTACGCCTGCCCGTTCGCCATCCACGACGAGTTCCTGGCGGGCAACGTGCTGCGCGACGGCGGCTTCGAGTCGGTGTGGAAGTCCGCCGAGTTGTTCCGTGAGCTGCGCGAGCCGCAATCCGCGGGCGCGTGCGCCAGCTGCAACTTCTACGACTCGTGCCGCGGCGGATGCATGGCCGCGAAGTTCTTCACCGGGCTGCCGCTCGACGGTCCCGATCCGGAATGCGTCAAGGGCTACGGCGAGGCGCTGCTGGCCGACCGCGGCATCGACATGGCGCTGCCGAAGCCCAGCGTCGACCAGTCGCACCGTGGCCGCAAGCGCGGAAGCGGTCCCGGCACGCCCATCCCGCTCAACCTCGTCACGCGGCCTCCGTCGCGCGCATGCGACGAGAACCCGCTGGCGGACCTGCCCGAGCAGATGCGCTGAATCGGCACCCGCCACCTCCCCTGATCACCGGAAAGAAGTAGCAGCACATGGTAAACCCCTGGTTCGAGACCGTAGCCGAGGCGCAGCGCCGCGCGAAGAAGCGCCTTCCGCGGCCCGTCTACATGGCACT is a window from the Tomitella gaofuii genome containing:
- a CDS encoding response regulator; translated protein: MVVDDHPLWRDGVARDLAEEGFDVVATADGVASAATRAAAVRPDVVLMDMQMPDGTGTEATAQVLRAHPAARVLVLSASDERDDVLDAIKAGATGYLVKSAQRSELVAAVVATGDGQAVFTPGLAGLVLGEYRRISRAPDTDADDPVLTPRETEVLRHVAKGMSSKQIATRLDISTRTVENHVGATLRKLQLGNRVELTRYAIEHDLDDDAAQA
- the macS gene encoding MacS family sensor histidine kinase, translating into MTRTGRPRAPRTRRPRDHASSAAVLASLRQGLADDDPAGPLWRAAQAFRGVGFLYALGFLVAVDADLLHPKATWALFGVLTAANLAWTVGYLRGFARRGVWVASELVTSAAMMLSTSLVADAEWIAHNQTWPTTLWMASAVLSAALLGGARWGLAGAVVIGAANYFVKDEVILNFGRNATMILLAAAAVAVGLAATRARVTHDRLASAIGLAARSAEREHLAREVHDGVLQVLALIARRGCEIGGATEELAQLAAEQERSLRRLIASAPTDSAADAGSAERDLGAALRALADDRVHVSTPAEAVELCRATADEVLAAVHNILDNMARHAGPGARAHILLEDVGDEVVVSVRDDGTGIAPGRLREATDEGRMGVSHSIIGRIEDLGGSARLESEPGAGTEWELTVPARAEGAQTGRKAGSR
- a CDS encoding DinB family protein, producing MNASDWNEQLRFQMTLHWDEQIRPRLAGLTDDEYFWRPAPGAWTVHPRGEGTAPIEGGSGDFTIDFAIPAPSPAPVTTIAWRLGHVIVGVLAMRNAGHFGREHVDYTSFDYAGTAQEALAQLDAEYAAWLAGVERLGEDGLAAPCGPTEGPWAEYPMSTLVLHIHRELIHHLAEVALLRDLYPSAQR
- the mftR gene encoding mycofactocin system transcriptional regulator (MftR, the mycofactocin system transcriptional regulator, is an uncharacterized TetR family DNA-binding transcription factor. Its role is inferred by context. It occurs as part of the biosynthesis locus for mycofactocin, a partially characterized electron carrier derived from the terminal Val-Tyr dipeptide of the precursor peptide MftA, through a radical SAM enzyme-mediated process.); translated protein: MPHVTQPAGRAGRRPSTSADRIGAVGIKLFTEQGFEATSVDEIAETAGIARRTFFRYFPSKNAVPWGDFEGHLARMREGLAALPDGIPLAEGLRRVLIRFNTFPDEEAVTHRRRMALILGEQPLQAYSMLMYTDWRQAIAEYVARRTGMRPDEHIPQSVAWTMLGVALSAYEKWLDGADGAPDGCPAGGAGSVARLHALLDEGMRVLDAGVGSLPVAPGPAAGPAPAGAAEPAADAGPRPIGSAYTTR
- the mftA gene encoding mycofactocin precursor MftA (Mycofactocin is a small molecule electron carrier derived from the final two amino acids, Val-Tyr, of MftA, the mycofactocin precursor. It plays a role in redox homeostasis and the metabolism of alcohols and aldehydes in Actinobacteria, including Mycobacterium tuberculosis.) is translated as MSDRNAVQADAVDTVVAEESLIEEVSIDGMCGVY
- the mftB gene encoding mycofactocin biosynthesis chaperone MftB (MftB, a small protein, is a peptide chaperone that assists the radical SAM enzyme MftC in performing two modifications to the C-terminal Val-Tyr dipeptide of the mycofactocin precursor peptide, MftA. MftB's role is analogous to the role of PqqD in the biosynthesis of PQQ, a cofactor that derives entirely from a Tyr and a Glu in the precursor PqqA.), which codes for MTAAAPGFETEPGWRLHPQVALRPEPFGALLYHFGTRKLSFLKNRTVVGIVQSLPEHPSIAAAIDAAGVDEQSRHLYVHALTTLASSDMLVRSGQSAA
- the mftC gene encoding mycofactocin radical SAM maturase (MftC is a radical SAM/SPASM enzyme that catalyzes the first two steps in biosynthesis of the electron carrier mycofactocin from the terminal Val-Tyr dipeptide of the precursor peptide MftA.); the protein is MTATLSQPAPVGRLVDQFESGLDAPICLTWELTYACNLSCVHCLSSSGRRNPDELSTEQCKAIIDELQRMQVFYVNIGGGEPTVRPDFWELVDYATDHQVGVKFSTNGLKIDRAVAERLAASDYVDVQISLDGATAEVNDAVRGKGSFAMATTALQNLADAGFKDAKISVVVTRHNISQLDEFKALADRFGATLRITRLRPSGRAVDVWDELHPLPEQQRELYDWLVAHGEGVLTGDSFFHLSAYGDGTGAGGNGGGLPGLNLCGAGRVVCLIDPVGDVYACPFAIHDEFLAGNVLRDGGFESVWKSAELFRELREPQSAGACASCNFYDSCRGGCMAAKFFTGLPLDGPDPECVKGYGEALLADRGIDMALPKPSVDQSHRGRKRGSGPGTPIPLNLVTRPPSRACDENPLADLPEQMR